The nucleotide window TTCTCAGGACAACACTTCTGAAACCATTGAGTAAGAAGTTGACAGCAAATTCAATGAGGTAGTCCACTGAGCCTGTACCAGTCGATTGGGCCTGTAAAGAGCATATGTGTTAGTCTTAACTTAAGAAAAAGTTAGTTGTCACCTTACCTGAATGTTTCCAAGGTTAACTTGCAAGACTTCCAACTTTGGTTTCTTTTGAACATTGACTGGTTGACTCAGACCTATTTTGACTTCAAGGTGTTCAATCTGAAGGCTTATTTTACCTTTAGGAGCAAAAACTTTAAAATCTAGCTGCCAATTGAAATGTCCTTTGAGGCGTTGAGTAGCTGCTTGGGCACCAACCACAAGGGATCCATTCTCATAGTTGAAGGTTACATCTCCAGTTCTAAATAGGCAAAATTGCTCTGATAACAGTAAACCACAACGTCGGTATTCAAGAAGTTTCCATACCTGTGTATGGTTGAAAGCCCATGCAAAGTTCCGTTGAAGATTTTAACAACCACTCCCGTACCCAGCATATTAGTGTATTCTGGAATAGAAAACGGATCCATTCCACCGTCTTGGATTTGGGTACGTCCTACAGCGATTGCCATGTCCAAAGGTGTCACAGAATCTGGCAGAATCTGATCGAATTTTCTCATCTGGGTATTGACGTTGGTTTGAACTTGATCGTTGATTTGATTCAAAATCAAAGGCTTGATGGAATCAAAGATGAAGGTGCCAACAGAATTGATGATTCCCTGTAATAGTTTAAATTTAAGCGTTTTTCTCCCCTTCTTATGAATGTGcgctttatttaaaaaaaaaacaatgattTGGTTTACCTGGAACAGACTACCGAAAAATCCTAAATTCTCGAATTTCATAGTAATGTCTTTAAAGCCAACGTCGAAGGTGATGTTGGTTGCTTGCATCAAACCTTCAGAGTCGACCACTAACCCTGCAAATCCCTGGGCTTGGACGCTAATCAGAGTGACGTTGAAGTCACCGGACGAGGTACTAAACCAGGAACTCATGCGATAGCGACCGATTACTTGGAGACTATCAAAAGTCATTCCAATCCACACCTATAGGGGAAAAGGCGCTTAACATCCCAGAATTCTACGCTTGAATAACTTTTGATCTTACCTTTAAATCTTTTAGGTCGGTTCTGACATAGTTGATTCGAAATTGGGAAAGCTGATGGAGTTCAGCTtcagaaaattttattttagcCGCCGGAAATTCACCTTCGAAATCGGGAATGGGCATCGGATCTGGGATGGGTACTCCCGGTATGCCCAGTGGATCATCTTGTTTGAAATGCTCCAATAGCTGACGAATCCGAGCATCCAGAGCCAATTCAGTCTTGGTCCTTTAACAGTCATCGAATGTGCATCCGGACTTGCTTCTTTAACGCATTATTTAAACTTGAGAATACTGATGTTTCACTTACACTTCGGGGAGGTCGGGAGTCTCTGTCGGGGGTGCCGTTCCTTGAGGAGCATCAGGTCCAATATCCTCGGGATCTCCTGGTTCGATTTCGGTAGCtatggaaacagaaatttcaaattgaactGTGTGTATCAGACAAAATTTTGACAAGTTCGATCACTGACCCGAAGAGGCGCAGAGAAaaactagaaagaaaaagtccaGCCACTTCATGATGCCCAGCAAGGTTCAACTGACGATAGTCATCGGTCTGGACTGAAAGAGTCTCGaggggttttatttttatctacGTCGATGCGATGCGATGTTGACTTGACAATTTCCAGATGTGCTCTAATGGCAGACCGGTGTTAAATTTCACGTCTCCCCGGAGGCTGTCCACATACACTCAATCACATCTGTGTCTTGTACGATTATTATATTCTGTATTTAACTCtcactatttatttttttcaactttcaaCTTTAGATGGAATTCGCGTTTCTGCCGACCAGATGGATGAGAAGCGACAGGAGAAGATCGCTTACGAATACCTTTGCCATTTGGAAGAAACGAAGACGTGGATTGAGATGTGCATTCGAGAACCATTGCCGCAGTCCATTGATCTGGAAGAGGCCTTGCGCAACGGCGTTTTTTTAGCCAAACTGGCCCATCGCTTTCAGCCGCAGTCGGTACCACTGAAAAAAATCTATGACATAGACCAAATCCGCTACAGAGAGGCTGGTCTGACCTTCCGCCACACTGATAATATCAATCACTGGTTGAGTGCGATGTCCAGTTTGGGATTACCAGCTATATTTCTGCCCGAGACAACGGttgattcatttctttttatcgtATTTATCGTCGTCCGCATGTACTAATtattcttctgtttttttgtttgttttctttgttttttcccttaaaaacaaaaaaataggatCTCTATGACCGCAAAAATATGCCACGCGTCATTTACAGTATACACGCTCTCAGTCTTTACCTCTACCGACTGGGCAAAGCGCCACCAATGCCCAGCTTGTACGGAAAAGCCCAGTTCTCGGATGAAGCCGTCAAGTTGATGAGCCTGGAGTTGAAACGCTACGGTTTCCCTTTGCCTCAGTTTGGCAAAATTGGAGGTATTTTAGCTGGTGAGTTACCCATCGACGCTGCGGAACACCACGCTGCCATCATTGCCATTAACAAAGCGACAGAAGAGGGTCATTGCGATCTGATGATTCAAGCCATGGGACATCCTGCTGCCCAACTGCGTGACATAGACCCCAGTTTGGCTGATCTGTACTTGCAGTCGCTCATTGACGCGCTTGATGAGAAAAAGCAATCGTCTCGCGAGCAAAGCCTCAACAGTGATTTCACGGCCGACGTCTATGACGAATTGCTGACTGGATCGGAAATCCAATATCAAATGGATTCCGTCAACGAGTTTTCCGCGTTGGAAAAAATCGCAATGTCGGTCGAGAGCCGAGACGTGGTTCGCATGATGACCGCTTTAGCCCACCCGAACCTCGGTATTAAGCGACTCAACCCAGATTATTGTTCCGCATACTTGGAAGCCTTGCACTCCGCCATCTGTGGTGACAAGGGCGTTGAGCTTTGTGACGTGCAAGCCTTGATCAATCAGGTCAACCACGAAAAAGAATCTTTAATGGAACGTCAGCGCTACGTCAATGCCATTAATATCTCACTTGAAGGTTCTGACCCGAATCGCACTCTTCAAATTTTACGTCAGCTGCTTGACACTGAACCTATGTCTGAGCTGGTGGTGCTCGAGTTCGCCGCCGCGCTCTATCACGAGGAAATGAACAACTTCCGCTCTATCACAGAAGAGGATCTCAGCTTCGAAATGATTTGTGGCGCCATCCGCACATTAACGCAAGTCGCCCAGGTTACGCAAGCTGTGGATGGCCGAAATGTGACGGAACTACTCTTCGTTTTAGAGGAACCGATGCTCAGCTTTGACTGTATCAATACCAGCTTGACCGAATCCTACATGGCGGCCCTGACGGAAATACGCCGAGATAAGATCCGCCGAGGAGAATTTTGCACTGTGCTAACCCACAATGAGATTCAGTGCTGCATTATTCGAGTGAACGAAGATGTAGATCGCAAAGACATCGTCCAGGTGATTCAGCGCGCTGTTGACAAGGGAGACGCAATTCAGCTTGCCGTTCTTTTGGGTTCCACTGGTCTAGTGGACCAAGATCCCGTAGAGgagcaagctcctctctactTGCGGCTTTTAAAAACACTCGTTGAAGCCAAAAGACGAAGTCATAACTCTGATGCTTCATTATCGATGGGGGATATCGAAGAAATGTTGCGCAGGTCCCGCGAATTAGCTACTGAGGCCGAAGAAGTCTGCTTGGTCGTGACTGGCCTCAATAACTTGAGAGATCCAGCCGGATTCGTCGAGACGTTCAGCTCTCCCTACATCAATCTTCCAAATTTGAGTCGGTCTCAATTCCAGGCTTGTACGAAACAACTAGGTTCACGAATTCGGGGCATCCGTATGGAACAGTTACCTCAAACGAAAGCCTGGGTGATGCATCGATTGGAACAGGGGATTCCCGTTTACCTCAACGTCAAAACACAACAGATTAGTTGGGAAAAGCCTCGGGACTACACGGAATCTGGTTTAATTGGGCTTCGTGAATTTGAGGATCTGGTCGTGTCGGTGGTCCAAGACGATGACATTGAAGCGCTAATCATCAGACTACAAGCTTGTGCTAGAGGATATCTTGTAAGGGAAAGAATTGCTTTCCGTCTACATCACTTCCATAACAACGTCAGCGCGGTTATCAAAATCCAGGTTCtttattgaaaaacaaatattaCCAATAACGGTAATATATTTGACAATTTTATTATCTACAGACTTGGTGGCGCACTGTGGTTCAGCGACAACGGTATCTACAGTGGCAACAACGTCAACGAGAAGAGAGACAACGACAACCACAACGACGAGATCTGAAATTCTTTGCCCAGTTTTTAGATGACATTGTGTTGATTCAAGCGTGTTGGAGACGTTGGTTGGCCCTACGGGCATACCGAGCCATCAAGCGGGGGGACATGCCTCTTTGTACGCTACGTCGTTTCCTCCATTTGCTCGACATTGGACAGGTAATTCGTTACGTAGATTAGAATAACCCGATACGGGGCCGAACTAATTGTCTGTTTGTTTATCTCAAACTCGCAGCGCGATTATGATGAAGAGATGCAAGTTCAACTGCTCAAGAGTGATGTCGTACAAACCATTCGTCGTAATAAACAGCTTGAAAAAGATCTGAACACCATGGATATTAAAATCGGTTTACTGGTTAAGAATCAAATTGCCCTCCAAGAGGTGGTAGCACATGGCCACAAGCTCCGTAAGTTCATTTCATATTTAAATTAGGCAAAGGCAACACAATAATTTACCtgattcttattttttaatttttaatttcctcgttaatttgatttgattttttaaaatttttattcgatagGCAAACATGTGAATAAGGCAGCTGAACAACAGGAACGCAACTTAGATAGCCATCATTTTACGCGACCAGGCATCGAATTACTTTCTTTGACTAAGACAGGACGACATAAGTTAGAGGCCTACCAGCATTTGTTTTACCTTTTGCAAACGGAGCCACGTTATTTGTCGAAACTACTCTTCCTGCAGCCACAGAAGATGCCTGAAACCATGATCTTGTCACTCTACAACTATGGATCAAACTTGCGCGAAGAGTATCTGCTCTTAAAGTTATTCAGATGCGCATTAGAGGAAGAAGTCCGACACAAGGTGGACAACCTTAGCGACATCTCTACCGGTAATCCTCTCGTCATCAAGCTGATTCTGCAGCTCAGTCGACAGGGTCACCGCGTCGGACAACTTCGAGAATTGCTCGGACCTATTGTTGAAAGGATTCTGAAAGAGAACATTTTCATTAACCTCAGTCCGGTGGAAATCTACAAGTTGTGGATTAACCAACTTGAAAGCGCGTCCGGAGAGCCTTGTGGCATGCCTTACGAAATTGGCGCCGAAGATGCCCTGAAACAACCTGAAGTTCAACGCCGTCTGAAAACAAATATCGAATTTCTCAAGGCTGCTACGTCACTTTTTCTCGAACAGATTACCTACTCTATTCGCAACATTCCATATGGCATGCTTTACGTAGCTAAAGTTCTGGCCAGAGCATTACGCAACAAGTTTCCTTTAGTTCCTGAAAAGGATGTTTTAAAAGTTATCGGTAAGAGCTTTATTGTAGCATCTTCTCAGAACAGAAATTAATTCTTTATCTTCTTGCAGGCAATCTGGTGTATTATCGGTACATTAATCCCACCATCGTTTCACCGGATGCTTTTGACATAATTTCCGTATCACCCACGCAAGTTTTGACTACTGATCAACGACGCAATTTGGGAAATGTTAGTTTTTCGATTAGTTGTacaattacttttttttttatatatgtttttttttttttttttttttttttcactagaTTGCAAAAATGTTGCAATTTGCTGCCTCAAAGAAAGGTTTCGCCGAAGAGTCGCCTCATTTGATGTGCCTCAACCCGTTCATAATCGAGTGCCACGAGAAATTCAAAGCATTTTTTAAGGGCTGCATTCAAGTGGAAGAGCCTGAGGTAGAATTTGGCATGGATCAGTATAGCGAGGCCACGTTGATCACCAAACCAACTGTCTGCATGTCACTTCAAGAAGTGGCAAACATTCACCAGTGCTTGGTAGAGTATGAAGATGTTTTGGCTCCACAACCCGAAGATCCTCTTCATCAGATTCTGGACGATTTCGGAAGCGGGGACCAACGCAACCATCCTTCCATTCAGTATCTCTTGGCTGGCGAAAGCAAAGAAAACGTTGGGACTTTCCAGGATTTGAATGAAGTAGCCAAGACGGAGATCTTCCTGACGCTCACCAACAAGTTTGAAATGTCCATTTCGCcacaagaagagaaaaatcaaaagcTCTTTGTGGCCACGAAGCAAATGCTCGTCTCCATTTTGCGTTGCTGCCATGGCGACAGCCTTAAAGAGATTATCATCCGACCAGCATCTATAGAGGAACAAGCCGTTTACACGCAGTTCTGCCGTCAACAAATGCAATCTGAACAAAACAGTTCGCGCTTTGTTTCTCGAGTTGTTTCCAATACAGACACAACCGAAACGGTGCTGAATTCGCTCAAGATGAGGGTTTCGAgaaatttacgaaaactgGAACAAGTCGGGCTGGTCGCCAGTTCCGATAATTATGCTGTGCTGGTAGCTGCGTTAGCGCGTGATGTTGTGACATTGCGAACGCATCGTCGCGCCCGCTCTCAGGAACTTGATCGTCTCTTGTCCACCAAGAGTTTACTGGACGAGAAAACCAAATTCCACGAAGAGCAAGTAAACTCATATCAAGAGTATCTGGAAACATGTCTGAAAAACTTGACGTTGGGCAAAAATCAGAAGCGTATCCTTCAGCACCGAGCAGAGGGCAATCATCTTCAGCTGGCCAATGCCCTCAAGTCTCGAACAATGTTGCACTATTCCGCAACCAAACTTCACCAGAAAGGCATCTTAATCGATATTGAAGGTCTGCCTCACGCCCATTTCAAGTCGACCTTTTTCGATATTAGCCCAGCCATCGAATCGGGTGTCTTTGACGTCACAGCCAAATTTATGGGCGTCAGTGTCGAGAAAGTTCAACTAAACATTCAGGTATCAAATTTCATTCAACTCAGCCAGACAAGTTGatacaatttttatttttttcggtcAATCTCACAGGATTTGCTTCAAATGCAGTTCGAGGGTGTCACCGTCctaaacatttttaaaaaggcaaaaattaatgttaacctcttaattttcttattaaattcgaaattttacgGCAAGACGTTGAAGAAGAAGTGAATTTGCGCAACTAAAACTGTATATTCTTATATTGTAACACCCTTCCAattgatttttctattttcctggcGAGGAGCAGTTATATATCCACCCTGTTGTTACTTAGGCTTAGTTTCTCGAACATTTGCCGGTATGGATTATCTAATAGTCCGGTGATTGTATTTTTGCTTCGTCATGCCCCATCCTCCGCCGCCAGTCTTCTATTATATACACTACAGATGCCATCATGGAGTCCTCCTTGTTTCTCCTCTGTTTTGTATTATTTTGAAGCGTTACGTAACTTTTTAACCATAACCATTGTGATTAATAGTTATCTTGACACGCCTTCCCAAGTTCAAAACGTGATAGCAGtttacagatttttttttttttttttgaaagtcgCGCGCGTCATCAGCGTGATCAAGTTCCCTTGAACTTGAGTCGACCTTTTACAAGGATGAGATTTGGTTGGTAGGGAAAACGTTTGGGTGGTATCCCAtgagcgcaaaaaaaaaaaaaaaataaatttaaattgaCTCGGTTTCAACCAGGATGCATCAGTGAATGCGTATCGCTCAATGCGCTTAGTCGAGGAAAAAACAACCCTTAGGCCTATCTTATCTCCGAAATATTAATTTAACTTCTTTATTCTTGCTATTGAGGTTTCCCTCCCCTCCTCTCATTGTTCGGACT belongs to Daphnia magna isolate NIES linkage group LG1, ASM2063170v1.1, whole genome shotgun sequence and includes:
- the LOC116921846 gene encoding uncharacterized protein LOC116921846, encoding MKWLDFFFLVFLCASSATEIEPGDPEDIGPDAPQGTAPPTETPDLPEVTKTELALDARIRQLLEHFKQDDPLGIPGVPIPDPMPIPDFEGEFPAAKIKFSEAELHQLSQFRINYVRTDLKDLKVWIGMTFDSLQVIGRYRMSSWFSTSSGDFNVTLISVQAQGFAGLVVDSEGLMQATNITFDVGFKDITMKFENLGFFGSLFQGIINSVGTFIFDSIKPLILNQINDQVQTNVNTQMRKFDQILPDSVTPLDMAIAVGRTQIQDGGMDPFSIPEYTNMLGTGVVVKIFNGTLHGLSTIHRTGDVTFNYENGSLVVGAQAATQRLKGHFNWQLDFKVFAPKGKISLQIEHLEVKIGLSQPVNVQKKPKLEVLQVNLGNIQAQSTGTGSVDYLIEFAVNFLLNGFRSVVLRTMEKPVTLIIQKELDKIDVEAMIEEQLLKLNDSKNDL
- the LOC116921778 gene encoding ras GTPase-activating-like protein IQGAP1, with amino-acid sequence MDEKRQEKIAYEYLCHLEETKTWIEMCIREPLPQSIDLEEALRNGVFLAKLAHRFQPQSVPLKKIYDIDQIRYREAGLTFRHTDNINHWLSAMSSLGLPAIFLPETTDLYDRKNMPRVIYSIHALSLYLYRLGKAPPMPSLYGKAQFSDEAVKLMSLELKRYGFPLPQFGKIGGILAGELPIDAAEHHAAIIAINKATEEGHCDLMIQAMGHPAAQLRDIDPSLADLYLQSLIDALDEKKQSSREQSLNSDFTADVYDELLTGSEIQYQMDSVNEFSALEKIAMSVESRDVVRMMTALAHPNLGIKRLNPDYCSAYLEALHSAICGDKGVELCDVQALINQVNHEKESLMERQRYVNAINISLEGSDPNRTLQILRQLLDTEPMSELVVLEFAAALYHEEMNNFRSITEEDLSFEMICGAIRTLTQVAQVTQAVDGRNVTELLFVLEEPMLSFDCINTSLTESYMAALTEIRRDKIRRGEFCTVLTHNEIQCCIIRVNEDVDRKDIVQVIQRAVDKGDAIQLAVLLGSTGLVDQDPVEEQAPLYLRLLKTLVEAKRRSHNSDASLSMGDIEEMLRRSRELATEAEEVCLVVTGLNNLRDPAGFVETFSSPYINLPNLSRSQFQACTKQLGSRIRGIRMEQLPQTKAWVMHRLEQGIPVYLNVKTQQISWEKPRDYTESGLIGLREFEDLVVSVVQDDDIEALIIRLQACARGYLVRERIAFRLHHFHNNVSAVIKIQTWWRTVVQRQRYLQWQQRQREERQRQPQRRDLKFFAQFLDDIVLIQACWRRWLALRAYRAIKRGDMPLCTLRRFLHLLDIGQRDYDEEMQVQLLKSDVVQTIRRNKQLEKDLNTMDIKIGLLVKNQIALQEVVAHGHKLRKHVNKAAEQQERNLDSHHFTRPGIELLSLTKTGRHKLEAYQHLFYLLQTEPRYLSKLLFLQPQKMPETMILSLYNYGSNLREEYLLLKLFRCALEEEVRHKVDNLSDISTGNPLVIKLILQLSRQGHRVGQLRELLGPIVERILKENIFINLSPVEIYKLWINQLESASGEPCGMPYEIGAEDALKQPEVQRRLKTNIEFLKAATSLFLEQITYSIRNIPYGMLYVAKVLARALRNKFPLVPEKDVLKVIGNLVYYRYINPTIVSPDAFDIISVSPTQVLTTDQRRNLGNIAKMLQFAASKKGFAEESPHLMCLNPFIIECHEKFKAFFKGCIQVEEPEVEFGMDQYSEATLITKPTVCMSLQEVANIHQCLVEYEDVLAPQPEDPLHQILDDFGSGDQRNHPSIQYLLAGESKENVGTFQDLNEVAKTEIFLTLTNKFEMSISPQEEKNQKLFVATKQMLVSILRCCHGDSLKEIIIRPASIEEQAVYTQFCRQQMQSEQNSSRFVSRVVSNTDTTETVLNSLKMRVSRNLRKLEQVGLVASSDNYAVLVAALARDVVTLRTHRRARSQELDRLLSTKSLLDEKTKFHEEQVNSYQEYLETCLKNLTLGKNQKRILQHRAEGNHLQLANALKSRTMLHYSATKLHQKGILIDIEGLPHAHFKSTFFDISPAIESGVFDVTAKFMGVSVEKVQLNIQDLLQMQFEGVTVLNIFKKAKINVNLLIFLLNSKFYGKTLKKK